From the genome of Delphinus delphis chromosome 8, mDelDel1.2, whole genome shotgun sequence, one region includes:
- the SLC37A2 gene encoding glucose-6-phosphate exchanger SLC37A2 isoform X3, with amino-acid sequence MLPGHSRGGGPSALPAQLPTSPCRYRGFILLITFLIYTCYHMSRKPISVVKSRLHHNCSEMIQPIGDTHRLNDTTWCNWAPFDQSNYKELLGAVDNAFLVAYAIGMFISGIFGERLPLRYYLTAGMLLSGLFTSLFGLGYFWNIHALWYFVLIQICNGLVQTTGWPSVVTCVGNWFGKGKRGLIMGIWNSHTSVGNILGSLIAGVWVDEQWGLSFVVPGIITAVMGLVTFFFLIEYPEDVDCSPPQHHGELEENGDNAEDPGNGPHSNRGNGRESAVTLSKEPSAQPAAISFFGALWIPGVVEFSLCLLFAKLVSYTFLYWLPLYIFNVVHFTAKESGDLSTLFDVGGIAGGILAGLISDYTNGRATTCCVMLILAAPTMFLYNYVGQSGISISIVMLLTCGALVNGPYALITTAVSADLGTHKSLKGNAKALSTVTAIIDGTGSIGAALGPLLAGLISPTGWNNVFYMLITADILACLLLCRLVYKEILGWRSSLSRDRGYREM; translated from the exons ATGCTTCCTGGACACAGTAGAGGCGGAGGTCCGAGTGCCCTGCCAGCCCAGCTGCCCACCTCTCCCTGCAGGTACCGCGGCTTCATCCTGCTGATCACTTTCCTCATCTACACCTGTTATCACATGTCCAGGAAGCCCATCAGTGTCGTCAAG AGCCGTCTGCACCACAACTGCTCAGAGATGATCCAGCCCATCGGCGACACCCACAGGCTCAACGACACCACGTGGTGCAACTGGGCCCCGTTTG ACCAGAGCAACTACAAGGAACTCCTGGGGGCAGTGGACAACGCCTTCCTCGTGGCCTATGCCATCGGCATGTTTATCAG TGGCATTTTTGGGGAGCGGCTCCCCCTCCGTTACTACCTTACAGCCGGAATGCTGCTCAGCGGCCTTTTCACCTCGCTCTTTGGCCTGGGGTATTTCTGGAACATCCACGCGCTCTGGTACTTTGTTCTTATCCAG aTCTGCAACGGACTCGTCCAGACCACGGGCTGGCCCTCCGTGGTGACCTGTGTGGGCAACTGGTTCGGGAAGGGGAA gcggggGCTCATCATGGGCATCTGGAATTCCCACACATCCGTGGGCAACATCCTGGGCTCCCTGATCGCCGGCGTCTGGGTGGATGAGCAGTGGGGCCTGTCCTTTGTGGTGCCCGGCATCATCACCGCCGTCATGGGCCTCGTCACCTTCTTCTTCTTAATTGAAT ACCCAGAGGACGTGGACTGCTCACCCCCTCAGCACCAT GGTGAGCTGGAAGAGAATGGGGACAACGCTGAGGACCCTGGCAATGGACCCCACTCTAACAGAGGGAACGGCCGGGAGTCTGCTGTCACCTTGTCCAAGGAGCCAAGTGCTCAGCCCGCTGCCATCAGCTTTTTTGGGGCGCTCTGGATCCCG GGTGTGGTCGAGTTCTCCTTGTGTCTGCTGTTTGCCAAGCTGGTCAGTTACACCTTCCTCTACTGGCTGCCCCTCTACATCTTCAATGTGG TTCACTTTACTGCCAAGGAGTCTGGGGACCTGTCCACGCTCTTCGATGTTGGTGGCATCGCAG GTGGCATCCTGGCGGGGCTCATCTCTGACTACACCAACGGCAGGGCCACCACCTGTTGCGTCATGCTGATCTTGGCTGCCCCCACG ATGTTCCTGTACAACTACGTTGGCCAGAGTGGGATCAGCATCTCCATAG TAATGCTGCTCACCTGTGGAGCCCTGGTCAACGGCCCTTATGCCCTCATCACCACTGCCGTCTCGGCTGACCTG GGGACTCACAAGAGCCTGAAGGGCAACGCAAAGGCGCTCTCCACCGTCACGGCCATCATCGACGGCACTGGATCCATAG GTGCGGCTCTGGGGCCTCTGCTGGCCGGGCTCATTTCCCCCACAGGCTGGAACAACGTCTTCTACATGCTCATCACTGCCGACATCCTGGCTTGCTTG ctccTCTGCCGGTTGGTGTACAAAGAGATCCTGGGCTGGCGGTCATCCCTGAGTAGAGACAGAGG GTATAGAGAAATGTGA
- the SLC37A2 gene encoding glucose-6-phosphate exchanger SLC37A2 isoform X1 — protein sequence MLPGHSRGGGPSALPAQLPTSPCRYRGFILLITFLIYTCYHMSRKPISVVKSRLHHNCSEMIQPIGDTHRLNDTTWCNWAPFDQSNYKELLGAVDNAFLVAYAIGMFISGIFGERLPLRYYLTAGMLLSGLFTSLFGLGYFWNIHALWYFVLIQICNGLVQTTGWPSVVTCVGNWFGKGKRGLIMGIWNSHTSVGNILGSLIAGVWVDEQWGLSFVVPGIITAVMGLVTFFFLIEYPEDVDCSPPQHHGELEENGDNAEDPGNGPHSNRGNGRESAVTLSKEPSAQPAAISFFGALWIPGVVEFSLCLLFAKLVSYTFLYWLPLYIFNVVHFTAKESGDLSTLFDVGGIAGGILAGLISDYTNGRATTCCVMLILAAPTMFLYNYVGQSGISISIVMLLTCGALVNGPYALITTAVSADLGTHKSLKGNAKALSTVTAIIDGTGSIGAALGPLLAGLISPTGWNNVFYMLITADILACLLLCRLVYKEILGWRSSLSRDRGSSVALTHAW from the exons ATGCTTCCTGGACACAGTAGAGGCGGAGGTCCGAGTGCCCTGCCAGCCCAGCTGCCCACCTCTCCCTGCAGGTACCGCGGCTTCATCCTGCTGATCACTTTCCTCATCTACACCTGTTATCACATGTCCAGGAAGCCCATCAGTGTCGTCAAG AGCCGTCTGCACCACAACTGCTCAGAGATGATCCAGCCCATCGGCGACACCCACAGGCTCAACGACACCACGTGGTGCAACTGGGCCCCGTTTG ACCAGAGCAACTACAAGGAACTCCTGGGGGCAGTGGACAACGCCTTCCTCGTGGCCTATGCCATCGGCATGTTTATCAG TGGCATTTTTGGGGAGCGGCTCCCCCTCCGTTACTACCTTACAGCCGGAATGCTGCTCAGCGGCCTTTTCACCTCGCTCTTTGGCCTGGGGTATTTCTGGAACATCCACGCGCTCTGGTACTTTGTTCTTATCCAG aTCTGCAACGGACTCGTCCAGACCACGGGCTGGCCCTCCGTGGTGACCTGTGTGGGCAACTGGTTCGGGAAGGGGAA gcggggGCTCATCATGGGCATCTGGAATTCCCACACATCCGTGGGCAACATCCTGGGCTCCCTGATCGCCGGCGTCTGGGTGGATGAGCAGTGGGGCCTGTCCTTTGTGGTGCCCGGCATCATCACCGCCGTCATGGGCCTCGTCACCTTCTTCTTCTTAATTGAAT ACCCAGAGGACGTGGACTGCTCACCCCCTCAGCACCAT GGTGAGCTGGAAGAGAATGGGGACAACGCTGAGGACCCTGGCAATGGACCCCACTCTAACAGAGGGAACGGCCGGGAGTCTGCTGTCACCTTGTCCAAGGAGCCAAGTGCTCAGCCCGCTGCCATCAGCTTTTTTGGGGCGCTCTGGATCCCG GGTGTGGTCGAGTTCTCCTTGTGTCTGCTGTTTGCCAAGCTGGTCAGTTACACCTTCCTCTACTGGCTGCCCCTCTACATCTTCAATGTGG TTCACTTTACTGCCAAGGAGTCTGGGGACCTGTCCACGCTCTTCGATGTTGGTGGCATCGCAG GTGGCATCCTGGCGGGGCTCATCTCTGACTACACCAACGGCAGGGCCACCACCTGTTGCGTCATGCTGATCTTGGCTGCCCCCACG ATGTTCCTGTACAACTACGTTGGCCAGAGTGGGATCAGCATCTCCATAG TAATGCTGCTCACCTGTGGAGCCCTGGTCAACGGCCCTTATGCCCTCATCACCACTGCCGTCTCGGCTGACCTG GGGACTCACAAGAGCCTGAAGGGCAACGCAAAGGCGCTCTCCACCGTCACGGCCATCATCGACGGCACTGGATCCATAG GTGCGGCTCTGGGGCCTCTGCTGGCCGGGCTCATTTCCCCCACAGGCTGGAACAACGTCTTCTACATGCTCATCACTGCCGACATCCTGGCTTGCTTG ctccTCTGCCGGTTGGTGTACAAAGAGATCCTGGGCTGGCGGTCATCCCTGAGTAGAGACAGAGG CTCTAGTGTGGCCCTAACCCACGCGTGGTAG
- the SLC37A2 gene encoding glucose-6-phosphate exchanger SLC37A2 isoform X2 has product MRSSLAPGVWFLRAFSRDSWYRGFILLITFLIYTCYHMSRKPISVVKSRLHHNCSEMIQPIGDTHRLNDTTWCNWAPFDQSNYKELLGAVDNAFLVAYAIGMFISGIFGERLPLRYYLTAGMLLSGLFTSLFGLGYFWNIHALWYFVLIQICNGLVQTTGWPSVVTCVGNWFGKGKRGLIMGIWNSHTSVGNILGSLIAGVWVDEQWGLSFVVPGIITAVMGLVTFFFLIEYPEDVDCSPPQHHGELEENGDNAEDPGNGPHSNRGNGRESAVTLSKEPSAQPAAISFFGALWIPGVVEFSLCLLFAKLVSYTFLYWLPLYIFNVVHFTAKESGDLSTLFDVGGIAGGILAGLISDYTNGRATTCCVMLILAAPTMFLYNYVGQSGISISIVMLLTCGALVNGPYALITTAVSADLGTHKSLKGNAKALSTVTAIIDGTGSIGAALGPLLAGLISPTGWNNVFYMLITADILACLLLCRLVYKEILGWRSSLSRDRGSSVALTHAW; this is encoded by the exons GTACCGCGGCTTCATCCTGCTGATCACTTTCCTCATCTACACCTGTTATCACATGTCCAGGAAGCCCATCAGTGTCGTCAAG AGCCGTCTGCACCACAACTGCTCAGAGATGATCCAGCCCATCGGCGACACCCACAGGCTCAACGACACCACGTGGTGCAACTGGGCCCCGTTTG ACCAGAGCAACTACAAGGAACTCCTGGGGGCAGTGGACAACGCCTTCCTCGTGGCCTATGCCATCGGCATGTTTATCAG TGGCATTTTTGGGGAGCGGCTCCCCCTCCGTTACTACCTTACAGCCGGAATGCTGCTCAGCGGCCTTTTCACCTCGCTCTTTGGCCTGGGGTATTTCTGGAACATCCACGCGCTCTGGTACTTTGTTCTTATCCAG aTCTGCAACGGACTCGTCCAGACCACGGGCTGGCCCTCCGTGGTGACCTGTGTGGGCAACTGGTTCGGGAAGGGGAA gcggggGCTCATCATGGGCATCTGGAATTCCCACACATCCGTGGGCAACATCCTGGGCTCCCTGATCGCCGGCGTCTGGGTGGATGAGCAGTGGGGCCTGTCCTTTGTGGTGCCCGGCATCATCACCGCCGTCATGGGCCTCGTCACCTTCTTCTTCTTAATTGAAT ACCCAGAGGACGTGGACTGCTCACCCCCTCAGCACCAT GGTGAGCTGGAAGAGAATGGGGACAACGCTGAGGACCCTGGCAATGGACCCCACTCTAACAGAGGGAACGGCCGGGAGTCTGCTGTCACCTTGTCCAAGGAGCCAAGTGCTCAGCCCGCTGCCATCAGCTTTTTTGGGGCGCTCTGGATCCCG GGTGTGGTCGAGTTCTCCTTGTGTCTGCTGTTTGCCAAGCTGGTCAGTTACACCTTCCTCTACTGGCTGCCCCTCTACATCTTCAATGTGG TTCACTTTACTGCCAAGGAGTCTGGGGACCTGTCCACGCTCTTCGATGTTGGTGGCATCGCAG GTGGCATCCTGGCGGGGCTCATCTCTGACTACACCAACGGCAGGGCCACCACCTGTTGCGTCATGCTGATCTTGGCTGCCCCCACG ATGTTCCTGTACAACTACGTTGGCCAGAGTGGGATCAGCATCTCCATAG TAATGCTGCTCACCTGTGGAGCCCTGGTCAACGGCCCTTATGCCCTCATCACCACTGCCGTCTCGGCTGACCTG GGGACTCACAAGAGCCTGAAGGGCAACGCAAAGGCGCTCTCCACCGTCACGGCCATCATCGACGGCACTGGATCCATAG GTGCGGCTCTGGGGCCTCTGCTGGCCGGGCTCATTTCCCCCACAGGCTGGAACAACGTCTTCTACATGCTCATCACTGCCGACATCCTGGCTTGCTTG ctccTCTGCCGGTTGGTGTACAAAGAGATCCTGGGCTGGCGGTCATCCCTGAGTAGAGACAGAGG CTCTAGTGTGGCCCTAACCCACGCGTGGTAG